TTGCGGCAATTCGGGAGCCAAGTCTGGGTCCCTGCTTCGGGATGAAGGGCGGTGGATGTGGGGGAGGGTATGCCCAAGTGGTTCCCATGACTGAGATCAATTTGCATTTCACGGGGGATTTCCATGCGATCACGTCTGCCCACAATATGTTGGCGGCTCTGGTAGACAATCATGTGCATTGGGGGCACAAACCCCAGATTGATCCCCGTCGGGTCACGTGGGGGCGGGTGCTGGATGTGAATGATCGGTCACTGCGATCCGTGGTCACAGGGCTTGGCGGAAAATCCAATGGATTTACGAGGGAAGGACGGTTTGACATCACTGCGGCCTCAGAGGTCATGGCCATTCTCTGTTTGGCGACGGACCTCCAGGATCTTCAACAGCGCTTGGGCAATATCAAAGTGGGGCGGACGGTGAACAACGAGATGATCTTTGCGAAAGATATCCAGGCGGAGGGTGCCATGACGGTTTTACTCAAGGAGGCGCTCAATCCCAACCTTGTCCAGACCTTGGAACATAATCCGGCTCTGGTGCATGGCGGACCGTTCGGGAACATTGCCCATGGGTGTAGTTCCGTCGTGGCGACCAAGGCGGCTCTCACCCTCGCGGACTATGTGGTGACCGAAGGAGGGTTTGGCGCCGATCTCGGAGCCGAGAAGTTTTTTAATATTAAATGTCGACGATCCGGCCTCAAGCCGGCATGTGCCGTGGTGGTCGGGACGATCAAGGCTTTAAAACTTCATGGCGGGGCGAAAGAAAAAGAACTCGAACAGGAAGATCTGGATGCCCTCCGGCAGGGGTTGCCGAATTTATTGCGCCATTTGGAAAATGTGAAAAAATTCGGTGTCCCGGCGGTCGTGGCCATCAACCAATTCACGAGTGATACCAAGCGGGAGTTGGAACTGGTGGAACAGGCTTGTGCGGATCTTGGGGTCAAAATGGCCCTGGCGAATCATTGGGCTGAGGGTGGAGCCGGTGCGCTGTGCCTAGCCGAAACGGTTCGTGAGGTGATCGAACAAGAACCCGCCGACTTTCGCGTTCTCTATCCTGATACGATTCCGTTGGCAGAAAAAGTGCGCATCATTGCCAGAGAGATTTATCGGGCTGAGGATGTCGAGATTCCGCCGGCTGTCCACGCCCGTTTTGCCGAACTCGAAAAACACGGATTTGGTCATTTCCCCATCTGTATGGCGAAGACGCAGTACAGCTTTTCCACAGATCCCACCAAAAAAGGAGCCCCAACCGGATTTACGCTTCCCGTTCGCGAGGTTCGCCTCGCCATGGGCGCAGGATTTGTGGTGGTCCTTACCGGGGATATGATGACGATGCCCGGCTTGCCGCGTGTTCCGGCGGGTCAATCGATCGGGATTGACGCAAAGGGAGACATTGTCGGGTTGTTTTGAAAAGGAGCACGTGAACGTGGGTGGCAGAAGGGGAACCGGCCGCGGGAATCAATTTCCCATCCGGGCGAGCAGGGAAGCCCGCTCTTCGTCGCTGACACAATTGTCAATCCAGGGATAAAGGATTTTTTCCTCTTTCACATTGTGGGCGGTGAGAACCTGGAGCAAGCCTTCTTCCCCCTCCTCGGTGCGAAGATCTCCTTCTGCGACTTTTGTCTGAATCTGTTCCAGAAAGTACTTGATCTGCCGATGTTCATTTCGCATGACTTCCGTCGGCCCATGTTCTCTGACCATGTCCGCTTGAGCCTCAAAGACCGGAAAAAGAATCTCCTCCTCCCACGTGATATGGCGGTGCAGTCCGTTGAACAATTCTTGAAACAGTGCCAGGGCTTTTTGAGCATCCTGCTTTTTGATTCTGTGAAACTCGTTAAATATCTCATCCAGACGGTCATGGTCATGTCCCATAAACTTCGCGATAGTGGTTGTGGCCATAGGTTCTCCTCTCATATAAGCTGGGGGCACCCGGTGGTCTCGAATTATCCTGGACTGATCAGCATAAAAGCGTCAAGAGAATCCACGGCATTACTCCTCGGTCGCCGCGCAAACCTTCTTTACTTCTACCCTGTTCGCTTTCCATTTGAAGAGAGCGGTGCTTCCCGATCAGGCGGAATGGACGGTTGATGAATGATCGACCGGGAAATTTTGAAGTTTCAGCGAAGTGAACAGAGGGGAGTATTCGAAAAAGGGAAGGATTCAACCTTCCGAAGAGCTGTCCCCATTGTTCGATTGTCTTCGGATTGTCTTGTCTGGTTTTAGGATGACCAGTATAATGGTTAGATATCGAACCATTTGAAGGGGAGGATTTCTCATGCCGCATGTGGATCAATATGTGTCAGTGACGCAAGCCAAGGCCCAGCTCCTTGATCTCATCCGTCAACTTCAGAAGCGCCAGGATACGGTGGGCATTACGCGGGATGGGGTGCCCACGGCCGTGCTTCTCAGCATGGAGCATTTCGAAGGATTGATGGAAACCCTTGATATTTTAAGTGATCAGAAGACCATGCGTCCCCTACGGAAGTCACTTAAGCAAGCCCAATCCGGTCGTTGGGAGACACATGAATCCGTCTTTGCCGGCGAGAGTGAATGACGCCCTATCGTGTTCGGTATACCCCAGAGGCTGCCGGTCGCATTCGCAAACTGCATCCTGATGTGAAACAAGAAATCCGGGGTGCCATTCGAACACTTCAGGATGCACCATTAACAGGACATTCTCTTCAGCAAGAACTCTTTGGCTATCGGTCCTACCGTATGCGGTCCTACCGAATAATTTATCGACTCAATGACGACGAACGGACTATTGACGTGATCTTTATAGGGCAGCGTCGGAATGTCTATGAAGAACTTCTCTCGCTGGTTCGCAGTCCTTCCTTTGGGAATTGAGTTCATTTAAATTTACTTGCCCCGTAAAACTGCGGGAGTCGAGAGATTGGTGAATCACCTCGTGTGAATCCCTCCCTGCCCCTCCTGTTTGCCTTGTGATACATTGCCACGATGCAAGCAATCAATACCTTTTCTCTCAAGTCCGACTACACACCCAAAGGTGATCAAGGGAATGCGATTGCCGCGTTGACTGCTGGGTTAGAGCAAGGGCTTAAGCATCAAGTGTTGTTGGGGGTCACGGGTTCGGGGAAGACCTTCACCATGGCCAATGTGATCGTCAACGTGCAAAAACCCACATTGGTCGTTGTCCACAATAAGACGTTGGCTGCCCAGCTCTATCAAGAGTTTAAATCCTATTTCCCCGACAATGCGGTCGAATATTTTGTGAGCTATTACGACTATTATCAGCCGGAAGCCTATATTCCGACCACGGATACCTATATCGCCAAAGATTCCGCTATTAACGACACTATCGACCAGATGCGCCATTCGGCCACGACGGCGCTCCTGCAACGCAATGACATTATTATTGTGGCGTCCGTATCGTGTATTTATGGCCTCGGATCGCCTGAGGTCTATCACGATATGTTGTTGTATCTGGAACCCGGCATGGAGATTCGCCGTGAGCGCATTCTGGCCAAGCTGGTGGACATTCAATATTCCCGGAATGACCTGGAGTTGCAGCGTGGAATGTTTCGGGCGCGGGGGGATGTCATTGAGATTTATCCGGCTTCGTCCGATTCGAATACGGTCCGGGTGGAGTTGTTCGGCGACGAAGTGGAAGCCCTGTATGAAATCGATCCGTTGACCGGCAACGCCTTGCGGAAGCTTCCGAAAATCGCGATCTATCCCAAGAGCCACTATGTGATTGCGCCCGATCGCTACGAACAGGCCATTGCCGGCATTGAATCAGAGCTGGAGGAACGTCTTGCTTATTTTCGCC
The sequence above is a segment of the Nitrospira sp. MA-1 genome. Coding sequences within it:
- a CDS encoding type II toxin-antitoxin system Phd/YefM family antitoxin, with translation MPHVDQYVSVTQAKAQLLDLIRQLQKRQDTVGITRDGVPTAVLLSMEHFEGLMETLDILSDQKTMRPLRKSLKQAQSGRWETHESVFAGESE
- a CDS encoding hemerythrin domain-containing protein; protein product: MATTTIAKFMGHDHDRLDEIFNEFHRIKKQDAQKALALFQELFNGLHRHITWEEEILFPVFEAQADMVREHGPTEVMRNEHRQIKYFLEQIQTKVAEGDLRTEEGEEGLLQVLTAHNVKEEKILYPWIDNCVSDEERASLLARMGN
- a CDS encoding formate--tetrahydrofolate ligase — its product is MSHSSINLDVANRIPLQSIAEVAWEKLQLDASQIELFGRYKAKIPLASLPPFPSKPESKLILVTAMSPTTAGEGKTTTLIGLVDGLNKIGERAVAAIREPSLGPCFGMKGGGCGGGYAQVVPMTEINLHFTGDFHAITSAHNMLAALVDNHVHWGHKPQIDPRRVTWGRVLDVNDRSLRSVVTGLGGKSNGFTREGRFDITAASEVMAILCLATDLQDLQQRLGNIKVGRTVNNEMIFAKDIQAEGAMTVLLKEALNPNLVQTLEHNPALVHGGPFGNIAHGCSSVVATKAALTLADYVVTEGGFGADLGAEKFFNIKCRRSGLKPACAVVVGTIKALKLHGGAKEKELEQEDLDALRQGLPNLLRHLENVKKFGVPAVVAINQFTSDTKRELELVEQACADLGVKMALANHWAEGGAGALCLAETVREVIEQEPADFRVLYPDTIPLAEKVRIIAREIYRAEDVEIPPAVHARFAELEKHGFGHFPICMAKTQYSFSTDPTKKGAPTGFTLPVREVRLAMGAGFVVVLTGDMMTMPGLPRVPAGQSIGIDAKGDIVGLF
- a CDS encoding type II toxin-antitoxin system RelE/ParE family toxin, which encodes MTPYRVRYTPEAAGRIRKLHPDVKQEIRGAIRTLQDAPLTGHSLQQELFGYRSYRMRSYRIIYRLNDDERTIDVIFIGQRRNVYEELLSLVRSPSFGN